In Zingiber officinale cultivar Zhangliang chromosome 1A, Zo_v1.1, whole genome shotgun sequence, the DNA window TGTCCGACCGACCAGCGATACGGGCGTTGACCGTctagactttgacttccaccgtgGCAACAACTCTCTGAGTatgtccttatcaccggatcaatatTATTTCGGGATGAACCAACAACAATAAACTAATGACAAAATAAtaaggataatttttaaaataattagacTCTGAGGGGTTAAATTAACATTTCTCAATAATTCGTGTCCATTCCGCAGGCTTTGAGTCATTGCTGGCGTCGGCACAGTGGCACGGTGCGTTTTGTTAACATCCAGGTTACTACTATAAATAAAGTCATCCCACACACTTCTTAAAATCACCGATTCCTTTTCGGAGAAAGCTCTAGCGGACGGCGAGGAAGAAGAGATCGAACGAACGAGGGATGGCGTCGAAGAGCAAGATTCTAGTGATCGGCGCCACCGGATACATCGGCAAGCACATCGCTCTCGCCAGCGCCAGGGAAGGCCACTCCACCTTCGCCCTCGTCCGTGCCGCCGCTGCTCCCGACCAGCCCCCTGCCAAGGCCAAGCTCCTCCAAGACTTCCAGGCCGCCGGCGTCACTCTCCTCGACGTACAATTTTCATTGCCCTGCAACTTTACacaattttagttaaaaaaaaaaacttcaatttGTTTTTGCCCTAACTTTCAATATCTCACCTTTGAATCCTTCTTTTTTTCTGTAAAATTCAAACAGGGGGATCTGTACGACCACGCGAGCCTGGTGAGCGCCATCAAGCAAGTCGACGTCGTTATCTCCACCGTTGGCCAGTCGCAGTTGAAGGATCAAACCAAGATCATCGACGCCATCAAAGATTCCGGCGCCCACATCAAGGTCTGTGATCTTCCTCCCCCAAATTCCAATCTAGCCACCCAACTTATGCACTCGAAACCAATTGTTGAATTAGCAGAGGTTTTTACCTTCGGAGTTCACCCTCGATGTCGACCGATCGAACGCTGTAGAACCGGCCAAGTCAGCCTTCGCTCTCAAGGTACAGATCCGCAGGGTCGTAGAGGCTTCAGGGATCCCTTACACTTACGTGTCCAGCAATGGCTTCGCTGGGCAATGGCTCCCAACCCTTGGGCAGGCTGGAGTTACCGGTCTTCCAACCGACAAAGTCGTCATTTTGGGTGATGGGGACGTCAAAGGTAACCCATTAATCTAATCTAAATGTAAAATCATTATTATTTCAGTATTTAATTGtgattttctatctttttcccCCAATTCAATAGTTGTGTTTGTCGACGAAGATGACATCGGAACATACACTGTGAAAGCAGTGGATGATCCCAGAACATTGAACAAGGTCCTGTATCTGAGACCACCAGGCAACATCCTATCGCACAACGAGCTCGTTTCTCTTTGGGAAAAGAAAGTCGGCAGGACCTTCGAGCGGGTCTATGTTTCTGAAGAAGAAGCTCTCAAGAAGATCCAAGGTTCTGcttgaccaaaaaaaaaaaaaagaatatcttCTTTTTGCCTTCTTATTTAATTGATCGTTCGATCGTTGTTTATCCCTTTTCTATTTCAGAATCGTCTGACCCATTGAACCTGATTTATGCAATTCTTCACTCGGTCTCTATCAAGGGCGACGAAACCAACTTCGAGATCGAGCCATCATTCGGCGTGGAGGCTTCGGAACTCTACCCCGATGTGAAATATACTTCTGTGGATGAATACCTGAATCGTTTTCTGTAAGAGCAAGTAGAACATCGTCACTTTTAAATCATATGTTTGTAGTAAACTGTAAAAGGTGATTACGTTGATGTTTGTTATCTGTGTGAATTCCATTGAATCTACATGATGTGAATGATATTAGAAGCCTCAAGTTTGAATACTATATCAATAGTTGCTTCATTTTAAATTGAGCTTGGTTTAGGTTAGCTTACTTGTTAATCAAGCGACAATTtaaaacaataatcagtaacaaCAAATAAGTCTTTATCTCATTAGTGAGGTTGACTATATAGATCTTTTTACACTATTGAACTCTATTTCTTActatattatcatttatatttaaataaattttatcttattttattgttgataatcaaatctttttttcatctttctcatttaatatgtgtatttatcatagtttcacatcgtctaactggagcatttattggtcgtctaagcaCATACTCGTACAATCTTAaatgtctctcagagtttttctttaatagatgcaactctgactttctctctaatgctctcatttcttattctgtctatTCTCATATATTCACTcattcaccttaacatcctcattcctgtaactctcatcttttgctcatgtgctcgagtcataatcTAACATTCAACTTCTATATAACATAACAGATCTAATtgcgattttgtagaattttcttttaatttttagaggtactttacagtcacataaaacatccgacgctctcctccatttcaacaattctgcttgtattctatgtacactataagaaaattgggattctacaacacttaaacgacaacgttttttataATAAgcgttgtttatttttttttaacaacacttttagtgaaaagcgttgtctatttcattattttcttattaatagacaacgctttttaaaaaaccgttgtctattagtgatttttacggatcaaagacaacgcttcgtaaaaagcattgtctattagccttttttttagtgtctacgacaatgatttttaaaaagcgttgtctactatcaagttatcatctcaatcttaagTGATCTAGATCGCTTATCTCAAGATCTGACGGCTGGATCTTCATCACAATATGGACGGcccagattaaaggaggagaaaacttcGTTTCCTTTTACTCATGCGACGACACAGTGCTGGTGATTCTTTTCTGTTCGCGACATCTCCTCTCGCGCGGCTAGGGCACGTAACCTCCCACCGCCGGgcgtctcttcttcctcaccaccggccggcagctctttcttctcttcactgcCGCACAGACCCCTCTCAAGAATCGGGAAGTGCGGTGGTGGATTTCGCCGGCGATGAcgacgcccaacaaccttcccaACGGCAGCCACCACCAGCGCCCACACCCTCCGCCCAAGCCTCGGAGGCAGCGCCACTACCTTGGCACGCCCATCGCcaccccttcctcctcctcttcctccgccGCCTCCTTCAAGGGTTGCTGCTGCTACCTCGACGGCGCTCGATGTGATGTACCGCGGCGTGCCGCTCGGCGTGGCGACGGTGCCGGGCTTCGAGCAGCCCGCGCACATCAACCGCCTCGTCCAGACCCACGAAAGATTGAATACTCACTTTGCATTATCGAGCTTCAAGAGAACAAGAGAGCTGTGCGTGGTGATAAGTGTCTAAAAGTTTATTTGTTTCATTTATTTCTGTTGAATCAAGTGATCACTAGAGATGGGCAAGACATCGGGTTGGTTTACGCTCATCAAAAGAGCCTTCACTTCGAGCTCTAAGGATAAATTGGTCTAGACAAGTACCCCAATCCAAGTAAGTCGAACTAAAGGTGCCCTTAGATTCAGACAATTCCTAAATGTGATATTTGTGACTGCAGTACTCGCAGGACAAgcaaaaaagagagaagaaaaagtggGGATTTAGCAAATCCAACCATGATGACAATGGTTCCTTTATTCAAATGCATAGACAACAAAACATAATTGAGCGAATACTGGAGGATGTTCAAAATGAGCAACACCAACAACATAGAGTGCAGCAAGTGCTCCCCAAGAAGGCTCAACAATCGAAATTGCCTTTAAGAAAACCAAGGACTGTTCCCAACTATGCCCACATTTCAGCAATCAAAATCCAAGCAGCATATAGAGGTTACAGGGTAAGATCAATCTGTTTGTCATGCATCATTTAGCATTATAAAGGATTGACCAATACATACGATCCCTTGTTGGGCTAGTAAGTAATGTTCATACTTATCATGTTTCTTGAAATTTAAAAACATGCATCAACCTAATCTTGATATATCAGAACATAAATGCAAACAGAAGAGAACTCTAGCCATAAATGCAAACAGAAGAGAACTCTAGCCATGCAACTAACAATGAGTATGCGATAACACAAATTCCAACAATATGATCACAAGATAAGAAATTGTTTCACAAGGAACATTCCCAGAACCAAGAGTTCAAGTTGTGCCAATTAATAAGATTGCTATTCTTTTTATTCATTTCATCTCCCTGTTCTTCTGCAAGAAAAAATGTTCCAAAACACCATAAAATGTTCCAAAACACCATACAATGTAATATTCTTCATTTCATCGAAGGAATCATTTTCCTCTTCCTACTTGTTGCTGTAATTGCTATCGTTCATAGGAAAACCCTTTGGATGCTGATAGGTTAGCTGATTGAGTCTTTGCTATTTTAGAGCTTCATGTAGATTTCatttcatgctttaggtttcgttctatgtttttcttcATGTTGTCTTTCATATTGAGTAATGTTTTATGTGAATGTTAAGTGCTTGTATTAATTTGACATCCTATGTTTCAATTTGCACACATTATGATTTCATTGACTCATGTCcatcaagtgtttgattaaatgtctcttccattatatagattttagttgatacattttctttagtttaattccatgtaatgcttgttagtttagtgatttatgttcctatgatgtttgttctttatttgaatgcaattagtttaggttttgttacatgctCTAGTGTTTGTTTCACTAGATGTTtacttgatgtgtttttactttcCATGCTCTAGGTTAGATTGGATCAAAAATTCAGACTACGAACATGTGAGTTTCCTACTTTTCTTTGCAAATTGTTGATAGTTTGTCATTGGATGATTATCTCATCTGtaataattcttttaagaattcagTCTGCTCAAATTTTTCTTATCTTGAATCTgttagttcttttatttttctagaagTTGTGTAATCATGAATTGGTTTATATTTTGAATCTTATTTTTTCtcctatttcatatttcatgtctATTATCTTATACTTGAATTTTCTTTGTTATCTTCTACTAAGAAAACAATGCTTTTTATGCATTGTGAGACCTTACCATATGTTTAGAACAATTTGTATTGATGGATGTCTGGTGAGCATGGCTGGTGAATGTACTAGAATGTGTTTTATGCTATATGTTATTTTTAGTCTTCTTAGTAGATATTAGTCAACCAACAATATTTTTTGGTTTCATTCACTATTCTGAGATGTGCTCTTTAAGATATATTTTGGTTAGTCTAGATTAGTTCATATGTTTGCCCATAGAGCTGCTGTGATATTAACTACTAAGAATTCCTACGAGTTTCATCCTATTTCTGTGATGCAATGCTTTATATAATCCAGTTCAagttcaattaataatttatGATGGTCCTGAAATTACTGTTTAGTATCACATTAACAATGGCTCCGTTTTAGGTTGATTCTGAAGTTACGAGAGTGGAGTGATCAAAGAGGAAGACAGTAGAATTATCACAACTAAGAGTTTAATCTCTGTAGCTTATCGCGCTTAGTTTCCTATTGATGTGATGAATTTATTCCATGAAATTAAGAAATTCTTGGTACTCCATGTGTCATATATGGACTCAATTCAAGTTGATGGTTTTTTGTTCATGGTACTATGTTTCAGCTTATGTACTGATTTTGATGTTCGAGTTCTTTTAGGTACTTGATCCAACCATGAGGCCGAGTATAAAAGAGCTTTAAAAGGCTTCAAATCGAGTGTTTCTAAACATGTAACCATTATCGGCTGGCTATCAAATGGTTGTTCTTGCTGTTTAATGCCTATATTTCTCCTCAAACTTTGCAGTGTACTACTATTAGCATTTTGTAAAAGCAAGTAGTgttgtatttatacacttcgTTTAGGAATACTTTTATAATatcagaattctattattttggtatgagtttgaaatcattagctgagttgattatatgtaaaattcgaatctag includes these proteins:
- the LOC122038697 gene encoding phenylcoumaran benzylic ether reductase Pyrc5-like, whose product is MASKSKILVIGATGYIGKHIALASAREGHSTFALVRAAAAPDQPPAKAKLLQDFQAAGVTLLDGDLYDHASLVSAIKQVDVVISTVGQSQLKDQTKIIDAIKDSGAHIKRFLPSEFTLDVDRSNAVEPAKSAFALKVQIRRVVEASGIPYTYVSSNGFAGQWLPTLGQAGVTGLPTDKVVILGDGDVKVVFVDEDDIGTYTVKAVDDPRTLNKVLYLRPPGNILSHNELVSLWEKKVGRTFERVYVSEEEALKKIQESSDPLNLIYAILHSVSIKGDETNFEIEPSFGVEASELYPDVKYTSVDEYLNRFL